A region of Periplaneta americana isolate PAMFEO1 chromosome 16, P.americana_PAMFEO1_priV1, whole genome shotgun sequence DNA encodes the following proteins:
- the LOC138691960 gene encoding zinc finger protein 234-like, giving the protein MINVHFSIVDNVEKSVLRYSASIDREKDKSTQCGSKREECSNFSDVSRNVITCDMCDKEFLTEQSLNLHSKIHKTEKSFKCKVCGKCYSRSTYFRRHALVHDARRAVKCDFCGKCFTRLQLLNIHSRIHTGEKPYTCEECGKCFSQSGHLKSHVRIHTGEKPYACEVCGKCFSHSGQLKAHVRIHSGEKPYTCEECGKCFSQAGHLKLHVRIHTGEKPYACEVCGKSFSRSGKLKSHVRIHTGEKPYACETCGKCFTHSEQLKLHVRMHTGEKPYTCDICGECFPHSGKLKLHLQIHTGEKPFTCDICGKGFSHSGMMKLHVRIHTGEKPYTCEVCGKCFTQSGNLKSHLRIHTGEKPYTCEVCGKCFSSSEQFKFHVRMHTGEKPYKCDICGECFSHSRKLKLHVRKHTGEKPYRCDKCGKCFLHSEHLKAHIRVHTGEKPYTCEVCGKCFSTWSILNTHAGVHTGEKPYKCDICGTRFSQMVYLRKHILRHTGQRPYKCESCGKCFLTTGDLNFHARIHTGEKPFKCVVCRKSFSSTGTLKKHMRIHTGEKPFNCEVCGKSFSATGNLKKHVRIHTGERPFKCDVCGKCFPHLGALKRHLMTHIRKTIQM; this is encoded by the coding sequence atgattAATGTTCATTTCAGCATTGTCGATAATGTTGAGAAGAGCGTGTTACGATATTCCGCCAGCATTGATCGTGAAAAAGACAAATCAACGCAGTGTGGTAGCAAGAGGGAAGAGTGTTCAAACTTTAGCGATGTGAGTCGTAATGTTATCACCTGTGATATGTGCGACAAAGAATTTCTTACTGAGCAATCACTGAATCTTCATTCTAAAATACACAAAACTGAAAAGTCATTCAAATGCaaggtttgtggaaagtgttattCAAGATCGACATATTTTAGGAGACATGCTCTCGTACACGACGCCAGGAGGGCAGTCAAATGCGActtctgtggaaagtgtttcacgCGATTACAGCTGTTAAATATACATTCCCGGATACACACTGGCGAAAAGCCATATACGTGCGAggaatgtggaaagtgtttctcacagTCTGGACATTTAAAGTCGCACGTACGAATACACACTGGCGAAAAGCCATATGCGTGCGAGGTAtgtgggaagtgcttttcacaTTCTGGACAGTTGAAGGCGCATGTACGAATACACTCTGGCGAAAAGCCATATACGTGCGAggaatgtggaaagtgtttctcacagGCTGGACATTTAAAGTTGCACGTACGAATACACACTGGGGAAAAGCCATATGCGTGCGAGGTATGTGGGAAGTCATTTTCACGATCTGGAAAGTTGAAGTCGCATGTACGGATACACACTGGCGAAAAGCCATATGCGTGCGAGACATGTGGTAAGTGTTTCACACACTCTGAACAGTTAAAGTTGCATGTACGAATGCACACTGGGGAAAAGCCATATACGTGCGACATATGTGGCGAGTGTTTTCCGCACTCTGGAAAGTTGAAGTTGCATTTACAAATACACACTGGCGAAAAGCCATTTACGTGCGATATATGTGGGAAGGGTTTTTCACACTCTGGAATGATGAAGTTGCATGTACGAATACACACTGGAGAAAAGCCATATACATGCGAGGTATGTGGGAAGTGCTTTACACAGTCTGGAAATTTGAAATCACATTTACGAATACATACTGGCGAAAAGCCATATACGTGCGAggtatgtggaaagtgtttctcaagcTCTGAACAGTTCAAGTTTCATGTACGAATGCACACTGGGGAAAAGCCATACAAGTGCGATATATGTGGCGAGTGTTTTTCACACTCTCGAAAGTTGAAGTTGCATGTACGAAAACACACAGGGGAAAAGCCATATAGGTGCGATAAATGTGGGAAGTGTTTTTTACACTCTGAACATTTGAAGGCGCATATACGAGTACACACTGGCGAAAAGCCATATACATGCGAggtatgtggaaagtgtttctcgacATGGTCAATTTTAAACACACATGCTGGCGTACACACTGGAGAAAAGCCATACAAATGCGATATTTGTGGAACAAGATTTTCTCAAATGGTGTATCTAAGGAAACACATTCTCAGACACACTGGCCAAAGACCATATAAGTGCGAGtcttgtggaaagtgtttcttaaCAACTGGAGATTTAAACTTTCATGCCCGCATACACACAGGCGAAAAGCCTTTTAAATGCGTGGTATGTCGAAAGAGTTTCTCATCAACGGGAACCTTAAAGAAACATATGCGTATACACACAGGTGAAAAGCCATTTAATTGCGAGGTATGTGGAAAGAGTTTCTCAGCAACGGGAAACTTAAAGAAACATGTGCGTATACACACAGGTGAAAGGCCATTTAAATGCGACGTGTGTGGGAAGTGTTTTCCACATTTGGGAGCCTTAAAGAGACATTTAATGACTCACATACGTAAAACCATCCAAATGTGA